The sequence below is a genomic window from Acanthochromis polyacanthus isolate Apoly-LR-REF ecotype Palm Island chromosome 14, KAUST_Apoly_ChrSc, whole genome shotgun sequence.
GCTTGCGTATGACTTTGATGTAGCAGAATGTTGTGACACAGAaggggaagaggaagaggatgaaCACCATGCTGAAGAGGAAGGTCGCCCAGGCTAACACGGATGGGAGCATGTCGAGCTTCAGCACGTCGAAGCACGTGGTTATCTCGAGTTCATCGACAACATATGTCAGGTCTGTGGTCATCAGCGGGTACAGAACACACAGAACCAAACCCCACATCAGGAGGCAGCTGACAACGGCGATGGACTTCCTCTCTCTGGTCTCTCTGAACAGCATCGGCCTGACAATGCCCAGGTAGCGGTCAATACTGATGGCCATCATTGTGAGGATGGAACAGTACATGTTGGTGTAGAAAACCAAGGTCAGGAAACTGTAAATGGATACACAGCAGAAGAGAGTTTCAGTTAATTACTGCTTAAACAAAGTCACCATAACAGTTTGATAATCAGAAACAGATGTGAAGGATTCCACTCTACAGTATGAGGTTACAATAGGAtaccagttagcttagcataaagactggaaacaggtgGAAACAGTTAGCCTGCCTCTGTCCCATGCCAATATCACTAAAGTTTACGAATTGATCTTATTTTGAATCTGCACAAAatggaaatgtgaaaatgaccAGATGTGATTTCATGAGGGGGATATGAGCTAAATCGTTGTTGCCACCATGAAGCTGCCCGGCAACCAGTGGAgaaaaaatcattgatgataAATTAGTCACTCATTCAAGTttcaaaacacattaaacaaatGAGAAATGACCAGTTTATAGTGAGATTAAGAGGTGTGAGGcacaatttcttttctttctttttcccccaTATTCATCCTGAATTGAGAATTCAACATCATCCTGCAATCATCAAGAATACCTGCACATCCTTGGCCCCAGACTCCAATTATATCCATGGAGCAGGTAGGAGATCTGAAAGGGCAGGGCAGTGCCAAGAGCCAAGTCAGTGAGGGTGAGATTAATCATGAAGATGATGGAGGGAGTCTTGGGGGAGGTACGAAAGATCAGCAGCCACATGGACAGGACATTGCCGAACAGGTTAATGGCAGTGACGAGTACATAGATGATAGAGATGCCGATGCTGGTGTTTACATCTTGAAAGAAGGCCAGTGTGGCGTTGTCTAGCTTGCCGCTGCTGGAATTCCCTGTCATGTTTGGTTGGGAATGGCCTGTGTTCACCTGTAATCCAGGATTTAACAAAAAACGGTTATGGAAGACAGTTTAATTATTGTGCAAAATACTTGTGGGAAAGTAGCAAGAAATCTCAGTTTATGCAGGTCTTCTAGttcttttagtggaatttccattaaaaagcaaaaacacatcagGTATCACAAACCGCAagacaaaacacccctctaaaTCCTTCCTGTAGTGATGCATGCAACTTCTGCTTTATTGCATGTGCAAAACTAATTGAAGTCAAGGTGTGAAAAAGATACTGTAGCATTCATATACTCCACCACATCTACACACCTCTGCTTATCTGCCCCTCTATATTTTTGTTTGCGTGTGAGCAGCACATGTGTCGGGTGGAGTTTTCACACAGGAAAAGGACATGCTTGATTTGTGGCGAAGAGTGCCAACTGCTGTTCTTGGTAGCTGTTATACAGTTGAAGCATGTAGAAATGTGTGATAAAATGCATAACTGTGACTACCGAAAATCATCCGAACACGTTAAACTGGGAtgtgaaacaaaactgaatttcGTATTTGCGCCGCAAGATCATTGCCAACCCAGCCCAGCAGACACAAACACTTTCCCCTTTTACATGTGGTCAGGATGGTGTTTCTGGTGGATAGAGTTACCACACACCAGACTGAGGTAAAAAATAGACTTGAGTCATAGtaattttcatttcaagtttaGAAAAAAGTACTATTTCCGCAGCAGTGGCTGTCATGGCACATGCATACAAACCTTTTTTTGCTccaattttttcaaaaattttaagcaagtttgtcagttttatttattttcccctcgtttatttgactttttttgttgcattactGTACTGTACACTGTGGACAGACCTTTTCCAAAGCATTATACtaagattttcacattttcgttatttttttaaaacgtGTTGCACATTTATTCATCTTGGAACTAAGTCAGATGTGTAGTTTACGTGGTCgctgtgtcttatttgtgtttatgtgtaaaaaaataaacaaaaacattatccAAAATGAGCCGATAATGGCAAGTtttctctttctcatttttttgtagttGTAAGTCACGAAGCACATATAAAGTAAGAAACACATGTGACTCCAAGAAAAAACTACTAAATAATGCAGTGCTAAGCAGTTGACGTGGCTGCAGTTTAGACCCATTCTAAGACATTTACAACACCgtgaaaacacaatattcatCAGAAAGGCtgaaaattcattaaaagtcGATTGAGAACTCACCTTTGTGAACACAGAGGCAGACGAGGCAAGAGGCTGGCAGACATGTGAGTGTCAGTTGGAGATGGAGGTACAGATATTGTGATAAAGGAAGGCTGCTAAGGAAGTGAGGTTTGAAGTTGTTACAGTGGCAGAACGGAGAGGGAGGAAATGAACCATGTGACAATCTTCATCCTACCAACTGCTCTAACGGCCTTCTGTCAGATTCTGTCTTGGAAATGAATCTTACGACTCAAGTATGAGCGTCCGCAGTCTCCACGTGCTAACAGCAGGAAGACACATATTTACTCATTATCACCTGTGTGGTTCTCTCATTTCTCTCCATGTGGTTCATGAACCATTTCTCCAATAAAAAGCAGCTGACAGTATCTACCgctatgtatatttttaaaaaaatggtcaCATAGTGTGGTTGAACACTACAAGGAGCTTTTTGGGAATCAGTGTAGAAacgtaaataaaaaatacatcaaatcaCTGCTACTGAAAGATAAATTTGGGAGTTCCCAAAGTGTCACAACCTgttactttcatttttatttatcagcAGTCAAATTATCAGTGTGATTGGTAATGGGAAAATGAGCAAGTGATGTGTCATGTTCCATAGCTGGGAAGCTTATGCAAATGTCAGACATTCATACGTAGCTGAAACTGAATTAAATCCCAAACAATAAAAGGTCTGATGAATCAAAAGGTCTCCCGCAATCTcccattacacacacacacacacacacacgtaaaccCAAAAACATGTGTTTATATATACACCAGCTGTATGAAAGTGGTATTTTTAAGTGAAGTGAGAATGAAATTGCAAGCTGTTCACAAGATCCACAGAacgagtgtgtgtgttcgtgtgtgtgtgtgtgtgtgtgtgtgtgtgtgtgtgtgctcttgtGCTTTTGGTTTCCTGTTGATTATGATAGTTCTGCTTTATCTGGGTGAAAGTGTGCCAAGAGTTATCTGTGATGTGATGCCTCCTCATCCAACAGAGAACACTTTGCATCGCCCACAACAACTACAAACATCCACACCAACACACCACTGGTCTGACGCTATCACTGTGATCTTAAACAATGCTTTAGAGATAAAAAATAAGCTTTTAGCCTTGTATAATTTCCCTTCAATATCACCGGTGAAGCAACTAAGCACACCCATTCTGATACCACCGTGTATTCTTACACTGCATAACTGACTCATATGTATTCTGGACAGTTTACGGTTAAACGCTGCCTCGCCCAGACTGATATTACACTACCGTAGTAACTGAAACACTGTTGAGCCActtcaaatggaaaaaaaaaagctttattgtCTCACAAGttaaggggaaaaaacacaaaatgacacaagaggTATTACAGACAAATGCTGGATaacatgcaaaaataataaGGCTTGTTTCACTGACTGTTTCACTCCATTAattaataattgtgttttttttttagtacatTTATTTGACATCATTAATATAAAATCATGCAAACATCATAGAAAATTAATTATATTCCCCAACTTTGCAGTTTTACCATTAGTTTCTTGAAAATGCTTTTTAGAAACATAGAGAATCTGTTCTTCCTGGCTCATGGGCGCATTCATTTACAAAGCTttactcacaaaaaaaaatcctctctcTGTGTATGAAACCTCAGGATGAGTCAGACCAAATGTGTCAAGACACAGGACATATAGACATGAAGCACTGGCCTCCTAAGCAGTCATCACTcttcttctcattcacacaGGCAATTTCCCctcttacattttt
It includes:
- the p2ry8 gene encoding LOW QUALITY PROTEIN: P2Y purinoceptor 8 (The sequence of the model RefSeq protein was modified relative to this genomic sequence to represent the inferred CDS: inserted 1 base in 1 codon), translating into MTGNSSSGKLDNATLAFFQDVNTSIGISIIYVLVTAINLFGNVLSMWLLIFRTSPKTPSIIFMINLTLTDLALGTALPFQISYLLHGYNWSLGPRMCSFLTLVFYTNMYCSILTMMAISIDRYLGIVRPMLFRETRERKSIAVVSCLLMWGLVLCVLYPLMTTDLTYVVDELEITTCFDVLKLDMLPSVLAWATFLFSMVFILFLFPFCVTTFCYIKVIRKLASDSKTVQKERAIRLAFIVLLVFTVCFAPNNILLFTHAVLRLFYKKSLYMAYKLSLCFSCLNSCLDPFIYYFASKDFRQKVRQILNLHSLSSADSVKLEHKESLHNEYXEGQDREHNNIFDYKTAT